The Bosea sp. 685 DNA window CCGCGCTCGGTCATCCCATCACGATCTTCGTCGAGGTCGAGCTCGTCAGCGAAACCGCCGGGGACATCGACGAGGCCAAGCGCCGCTTCCTGGCCGCGCCCGAGGTGCAGCAATGCTATTATGTGACGGGCGATGTCGACTTCATGCTCGTCGTGCTGGTGCCGAGCATGGCGGCCTATGAGGCGCTGACGCGCCGGCTCTTCTTCGACAACGCCAATATCCGCAAATTTCGCACCTTCGTCGCCATGGACCGCGTCAAGGCGGGCCTTGCCGTCCCGGTGGCTTAGAGCCCGTCTGGAAACATGAGCCCTCATCCTGAGGAGCCGCGCAGCGGCGTCTCGAAGGATGCTCCAGATGGTTCGGGAGCCTCCTGGAGCATCCTTCGAGACGCGCTCCTGCGGAGCGCTCCTCAGGATGAGGGCTCGCGGAGTTTCCAGACGAGCCCTTACAGCCGCCCCGCCTTGTGCCGCTCGCACCAATGCGCGGCCCGCTCCTTGAGCCGCGCGCTCCGGATATAGGGATCGTCCTCCTCCAGCCGCTCGAGCGGCTCAAAAGAGAACGCCTCGGCTCCGTGCTCGGCCCAGCATTGCTGCAAGGCTTTGTTCGGGTGGTTCCCGAAGCGCAGCGTGAACCAGATCCGGTTCTGGATGGTGCTCAGCTCGGCGCATGCGCCGATCCAAGCCTCTCCCGACACGGCACAGCGGATCAGATAGACGCCGCTGATGAGCTTGCGTTCCTTGTAAGCGGAAATGGCCGCTTTCCTGTCCTCGGCACGCATGCCGCTCTCCTTCTCTGCCAAAGACTCGCGCTCAATATCACCCGGGTGATATTGACATAGGATATTTTTACCCGGATATAAAGCGAGAAAACGCGAGGCCCCGCCATGTCCGACCCATCCGCCCCATCATGCACCGCCTTCGAAGGGCCCCGACGGCTGGCCTCGGGCGCCCTCGCGGAGGTCGCCCTTGCGGTGAAGGCGGCGGCCGATGGCGGCTCGCTCCAGCCCCTGCTCGTCTTCGACGACGCCTCGGGACACGTGATCGATTTCGATCTCCGCGGCACCGAGGCCGATGTGATCGCGCGCTTGCCCGCACTCGCCGCGCAACTGGCCCCACCACCGGCCCAGCCACGGCAGACGGAGGAGGAGACGGCAGCCGGACCGCGCGGCAAGGGCCGCCCGAAGCTCGGCGTGATCGCTCGCGAGGTGACCTTGCTGCCCCGGCATTGGGACTGGCTCGCCGTGCAGCAAGGTGGCGCTTCAGCGACCTTGCGACGTCTGGTCGAGCAGGCCCGGCGCGCCGGCGGCGTGAGCCAACAGCGGCGGATGGCACGGGAAACGGCCTATCGCTTCATCTCGGCGATGGCGGGCAACCTCGCCGGCTTCGAGGAGGCGACGCGCGCCTTGTTTGCCGACGACCGGCCCCGCATGGAAGCGCATATGGCGACCTGGCCGCAGGACATTCGCAACCACACGCTGCGCCTGGCCTGGGGCGATCACGTCCCGCCGACTGAGGCGTGAGGAGAGGAGCGCCAGGCCATGCCCTATGTCGAAACGAACCGGGTCACGATCGCCTATGAAAGCTTCGGCCCTGTCGATGGCGAGGTGATCCTGCTGATAGCGGGCCTGGGCACGCAGATGCTGCGATGGAGCCCGGAGTTTTGCGACAGGCTGACAGTGCAGGGCTTTCGCGTGATACGGTTCGACAATCGCGATGCCGGCCTGTCGATGCATCTGTACGACCAGCCCGCCCCGGATTTCGCCGCCCTGTCGGCGGCTGCCGCCGGCGGGCGGCCGTTCGCGGTTCCCTACACGCTCGATGACATGGCGAGCGATGCGCTCGGCCTGCTCGACGCGCTGGGAATAGAGCAGGCCCATCTGGTTGGCCGCTCGATGGGCGGGATGATCGCGCAGATCGTTGCGAGCACTTATCCGCATCGCACCCTGTCACTCGCCGCGATCATGTCCAGCACCGGCAATCCGGAGCTTCCCAAGGCAGGGGCGGAGGTCATGGCGATGCTGATGCGACCAGCACCGGCTCCTTCAGTGGACCTCGAGGGATATCTCGCCCACAGCCTCGCCTTCGCGCGTCGCATCGCCGGTCCGGGCTATCGCTTCGACGAGACGGCCCAGCGCGCGCTCATCATGAGCGAGCTGGAACGGTCCTATGATCCAGCCGGCACGAGCCGCCAGATCGCCGCCATCGCCGCGACCGGCGATTTGCGCCCGCGCCTGAGCCACGTCACCGCGCCGGCCCTGGCGGTGCATGGCGCGGATGATCCCCTGGTCCCAAAGGCAGCCGGCGCGGACATCGCGGCCTCGATCGCCGGCGCCCGCCTCATGATCATCGACGGCATGGGCCACGACCTGCCCGCGCCGCTTTACAACAGGGTGGTTCGGGCGATCGTCGAAAACGCGCGCAGCGCTCGGTTTCAGAAAGCTTGAAGAACAGCCGGCTGGAATGCCGGCGATCGCCAAGTCCGAAGCGCTCCCGCCTGTGTTGTGAAGCGGACACATTGCGCAACAAGCGGTACTGCAGACGTTTCACCCTCTATGCGCGTGTTCGGCCGGTCGATAAGCCCGCCCCTGAGGCTCGCCGGAGGCGGGTATGGGGAGATACCGCTTATGCCGACACGTCGCCTTTTTGCCTTGGCGCTGACGGCAGCCCTCGCCGGCTGCGTGACGAGCACACCTCCGCTCTCGGTCGACGAAATCAAGACGTGGAAGGTGGTTTCGGTCGAGGGCATCGTCGCACCCGTGGCGCGTTCCGGCTGGATGTCGGCTGCACACGACTTCAGGAAGCTCAAAGGGCTCGAGATCATCGTCAAGCCGAGCGAGGAGCGCGGCCTCCCCCAGCAGATCATCGAGCCCGCCCTGCCGCTCGAAGAATACCGCGCCTACATCGCCAGCCAGTTCTCCCAGCGGGTGAAGACCTCGTTCATTGGGCCGCTGCAAGGCGGGCTCCACGGAACCCGGCCCGTGCGCATCGTCGTCTCGATGCACGACGCTCTGATCCTCGACGGCAATGCGCGTTTCGGGGCGACGCTGCTATCGGGACAGTCCGGCGACGAGAACACGCTGACCGCAAGCATCGACGTGGTCGACGCACGAACCGGCAAGACGCTGCTGACCTTTCCCCAAAGCGTCACGAAAGGGACGGGTGGCGCCCTGGGCCTCGCTTTGGGCGGCGGGCCGATCATCGAAAGCGACCCCATGATCCGCATGCTGAACAGCCTCCGTGAGCGCTTCACCGCGTGGCTGCTCAAGCGAGCCTAGAGGTTGTATGGACCGTGAGAACCAGCACATCCCAGCCCCTTCGAAGCCTCGCATCTCTTGCGGAAAGAGCGCCGCGTTCTTTCACGCGCCGTCTCGATGAGGCCTAGAGGCTGTTAGCGACTCCGGGGATGATTTGATGAGGTCAAAACGGCGGAGATGGGAGGAGCATTGCGCAGGCGATACCATCGGTATCGGCAAGCGATGCGACGCTGCAGCTCCGCCGTTTTCACCTCACCTGCAGGGCGCGGTGATTTTGCGCGACTGCGGCGTCGTTCTTCGTAGCAAACCGGAAGGTTTGCGTCCTCGAACTCTTTGCGTCCTCGTACTCCTGGCATTCGCGCAAAATCGCCAGCGTCAAATCACCCCCAGAGTCGCTAACAGCCTCTAGCGATGGACCCCGGTGAAACTTGGGTCTAGGGTGCCTCCAGTCGGGGGACGAAGCGGCCTGGCCTTTCCAATATCGCGAGGATTTTGCAAGGGAGCGCCTTTCGGCAAGCGGCCTCCTTCTTCGCGCCAGACCACCGCCGCGTATTGCGTAAGCCCAGGCGGATCTCATGACCCAGCAGAGCCGCAGCGACACGATCGAAGCCGCCCGAAAGGCCGCGAGCCTGCGCTCTTCGGAGCCGGGCGCCTCGAAGCTGTCGCCGGACGGCCACGGCCTGGTCGTCGGCATCGGCGCATCGGCCGGCGGACTCAATGCGTTCAAGGCCTTCCTGACGAGCATGCCGGCTGAAAGCGGCATGACCTTCGTACTGATCCAGCATCTGGCGCCCGACCATAAGAGCGTGCTGACCGACCTGCTGGGGCGAACGACTGGCATGCCCGTGCTGGAAGCCGAAGACGGCGTGATCGCGGCGGCAAACACGGTCTATGTCATTCCGCCGAACGCGACCCTGATCCTTCGGGACCGTCGCTTGCGGGTCTCCAAACCCGCACCGCCACGCGCCTTGCGCCGGCCGATCGATACGTTCTTCACCTCGCTTGCCGAGGACCAGGGCGAAAATGCCGTCTGCATCGTGCTCTCAGGCACCGGCAGTGACGGCGCGCTCGGCCTGTCGGCGGTCAAGGAAAATGGCGGCCTCACTCTGGCTCAGGCGGAGTCCGACCACATTGCGATGAGCGGCATGCCGCAAAGCGCCACGGCGACCGGCTTCGTCGATGAGGTGATGCCGGTCGAGCAGATGCCGGCGCGGCTGCTCGACCATCAACGCCACTCTCTCTGGTCGCGCCGCGCAAGGACGGTGATGGCACGCGGCGCGACGCGGCCGGACATCTGGTCACGATCAGCGCCTTGCTGCGCGCCCAGATCGGCCATGACTTCGTCCATTACAAGGAAAAGACCCTGGTCCGCCGCGTCCAGCGCCGCATGCAGGTGCTGCAGATCGATGAGGTCCCGGCCTATATCGCCCGCCTGCACGACGATCCGGCCCAGATCGATCTGCTCTTCCGCGAACTCCTGATCGGGGTGACCCAGTTCTTCCGCGACCCCGAGGCCTTCAAG harbors:
- a CDS encoding alpha/beta hydrolase, producing MPYVETNRVTIAYESFGPVDGEVILLIAGLGTQMLRWSPEFCDRLTVQGFRVIRFDNRDAGLSMHLYDQPAPDFAALSAAAAGGRPFAVPYTLDDMASDALGLLDALGIEQAHLVGRSMGGMIAQIVASTYPHRTLSLAAIMSSTGNPELPKAGAEVMAMLMRPAPAPSVDLEGYLAHSLAFARRIAGPGYRFDETAQRALIMSELERSYDPAGTSRQIAAIAATGDLRPRLSHVTAPALAVHGADDPLVPKAAGADIAASIAGARLMIIDGMGHDLPAPLYNRVVRAIVENARSARFQKA
- a CDS encoding chemotaxis protein CheB, whose translation is MTQQSRSDTIEAARKAASLRSSEPGASKLSPDGHGLVVGIGASAGGLNAFKAFLTSMPAESGMTFVLIQHLAPDHKSVLTDLLGRTTGMPVLEAEDGVIAAANTVYVIPPNATLILRDRRLRVSKPAPPRALRRPIDTFFTSLAEDQGENAVCIVLSGTGSDGALGLSAVKENGGLTLAQAESDHIAMSGMPQSATATGFVDEVMPVEQMPARLLDHQRHSLWSRRARTVMARGATRPDIWSRSAPCCAPRSAMTSSITRKRPWSAASSAACRCCRSMRSRPISPACTTIRPRSICSSANS
- a CDS encoding GIY-YIG nuclease family protein — encoded protein: MRAEDRKAAISAYKERKLISGVYLIRCAVSGEAWIGACAELSTIQNRIWFTLRFGNHPNKALQQCWAEHGAEAFSFEPLERLEEDDPYIRSARLKERAAHWCERHKAGRL
- a CDS encoding Lrp/AsnC family transcriptional regulator; translation: MPESPTHPLDAFDRAILAILQQDNTTPQRVIGERVNLSAPAVQRRIRRMEQSGVIQANVAIVDPAALGHPITIFVEVELVSETAGDIDEAKRRFLAAPEVQQCYYVTGDVDFMLVVLVPSMAAYEALTRRLFFDNANIRKFRTFVAMDRVKAGLAVPVA
- a CDS encoding DUF2239 family protein, which translates into the protein MSDPSAPSCTAFEGPRRLASGALAEVALAVKAAADGGSLQPLLVFDDASGHVIDFDLRGTEADVIARLPALAAQLAPPPAQPRQTEEETAAGPRGKGRPKLGVIAREVTLLPRHWDWLAVQQGGASATLRRLVEQARRAGGVSQQRRMARETAYRFISAMAGNLAGFEEATRALFADDRPRMEAHMATWPQDIRNHTLRLAWGDHVPPTEA